In a genomic window of Streptomyces sp. NBC_01231:
- a CDS encoding PA14 domain-containing protein yields MHRTRLRNRLSLLFAALLGLAGLTAAPALADDSAEARGLKGEYYTQSAPGAFDFHELKATTFDPTIDFDTLEPRLAAATGRADDVSVRWTGRIVPERTGPHTFSVTGDNGFRLWIDGRLLIDHWVDDWDREQTAAPIELTAGTAYDIKIEYFEHYGGSNLHLRWTEPGGSKEAVPQSAFRLPAGFDYDGPIATTVLGDGRTLRLDFAQRLAPPPAGLTDHLEAVIGGAEWPLGTAEPDPANPSALLVALDEPVVGNKTGTARGTADLRYDGDGGLTDTEGNVVGAFWSSGSNHSTYQLRTRWADEVGPGNAHPEYPRPQLTRDAWRNLNGRWQFAAAQAGERPPVGRNLAERVLVPYPVESQLSGIERHEDRMWYRRTFTVPADWHIGSGKRLRLNFGAVDWRSEVYVNGTKVVEHQGGYDKFGADITDALKPGRTQELIVGVYDPTDSANGENPPLGKQRLDPSGIWYTPSSGIWQTVWMEPVAPDHVDSLKLTPDVDGGRLTVEAQGVRPGVPITATAYDGGRKVATARGRTGGPLTLTIDDPHLWSPDDPFLYGLKVTVGADRVGSYFGMRSIAVEQVNGVPRTVLNGKPVFMMATLDQGFWPDGLHTAPTDEALAYDLKVHKKLGFNSVRKHIKVEPDRWFYWADRLGLMVWQDMPAMTAGVNPSAAARAEYEREMKELIDEHISSPSVVMWVTFNEGWGQYDVGRVAEQAKAWDPTRLVNNQSGLNLGADGNAGDIMDEHGYPSPALPPRPDGRRALVSGEYGGLGLAVPGHAWSVQQSYVDVDPATYTDDYLAKLDEVRALACRGGNGAVYTQISDVEGELNGLLTYDRKVLKPDVARLRAAHEALIRDASRDTPTGCPAT; encoded by the coding sequence GTGCACCGCACCCGCCTCAGAAACCGACTCTCCTTACTGTTCGCCGCGCTTCTCGGCCTCGCCGGGCTGACCGCGGCACCCGCCCTGGCCGACGATTCCGCGGAGGCCCGCGGCCTGAAGGGTGAGTACTACACCCAGTCCGCCCCGGGCGCCTTCGACTTCCACGAGCTCAAGGCCACCACCTTCGACCCGACCATCGACTTCGACACCTTGGAGCCGCGCCTCGCCGCCGCCACCGGCCGCGCGGACGACGTCAGCGTCCGCTGGACCGGCCGGATCGTGCCGGAGCGGACCGGTCCGCACACCTTCTCGGTCACCGGCGACAACGGCTTCCGGCTGTGGATCGACGGCCGGCTCCTCATCGACCACTGGGTCGACGACTGGGACCGCGAACAGACCGCCGCCCCGATCGAGCTGACCGCCGGCACCGCCTACGACATCAAGATCGAGTACTTCGAGCACTACGGCGGCTCCAATCTCCATCTGCGCTGGACCGAGCCCGGCGGCAGCAAGGAGGCCGTCCCGCAGTCGGCGTTCCGGCTGCCCGCCGGATTCGACTACGACGGGCCGATCGCGACCACCGTCCTCGGTGACGGCCGCACCTTGAGGCTCGACTTCGCCCAGCGCCTCGCCCCGCCACCGGCCGGTCTGACCGACCACCTCGAAGCGGTGATCGGCGGCGCCGAGTGGCCGCTCGGCACCGCCGAGCCGGACCCCGCGAACCCGAGTGCCCTGCTCGTCGCCCTCGACGAACCCGTCGTCGGCAACAAGACCGGCACCGCGCGTGGCACGGCCGACCTCCGCTACGACGGGGACGGTGGCCTCACCGACACCGAGGGCAACGTTGTCGGGGCGTTCTGGAGCAGCGGCTCCAACCACTCCACGTACCAACTGCGCACCCGCTGGGCCGACGAGGTCGGACCGGGCAACGCCCACCCCGAGTACCCGCGCCCGCAGCTGACCCGTGACGCCTGGCGCAATCTCAACGGGCGCTGGCAGTTCGCCGCCGCACAGGCGGGTGAGCGGCCGCCCGTCGGCAGGAACCTGGCGGAGCGGGTCCTCGTCCCGTACCCCGTCGAGTCCCAGCTCTCCGGCATCGAGCGGCACGAGGACCGGATGTGGTACCGGCGTACCTTCACGGTCCCCGCCGACTGGCACATCGGCTCGGGCAAGCGCCTGCGGCTCAACTTCGGCGCGGTCGACTGGCGGTCCGAGGTGTACGTCAACGGCACGAAGGTCGTCGAGCACCAGGGCGGCTACGACAAGTTCGGCGCCGACATCACCGACGCGCTCAAACCCGGCCGTACCCAGGAGCTGATCGTCGGTGTATACGACCCGACGGACTCGGCGAACGGTGAGAACCCGCCCCTGGGCAAGCAGCGCCTGGACCCGAGTGGGATCTGGTACACGCCGAGCTCGGGCATCTGGCAGACGGTGTGGATGGAGCCGGTCGCGCCCGACCACGTCGACTCGCTCAAGCTGACCCCGGACGTCGACGGCGGCCGGCTCACCGTCGAGGCACAGGGGGTCCGTCCGGGCGTACCGATCACCGCGACGGCGTACGACGGCGGGCGCAAGGTCGCCACGGCGCGCGGCCGGACCGGCGGTCCGCTGACCCTGACCATCGACGACCCGCACCTGTGGTCGCCCGACGATCCGTTCCTCTACGGCCTGAAGGTGACCGTCGGCGCCGACCGCGTCGGCAGCTACTTCGGTATGCGCTCCATCGCCGTGGAACAGGTGAACGGTGTCCCGCGCACGGTCCTCAACGGCAAGCCGGTCTTCATGATGGCCACCCTCGACCAGGGCTTCTGGCCGGACGGACTGCACACCGCACCGACCGACGAGGCCCTCGCGTACGACCTGAAGGTGCACAAGAAGCTGGGCTTCAACTCGGTCCGCAAGCACATCAAGGTCGAGCCCGACCGCTGGTTCTACTGGGCCGACCGGCTGGGTCTGATGGTGTGGCAGGACATGCCCGCGATGACCGCGGGGGTGAACCCGAGCGCCGCCGCCCGCGCCGAGTACGAGCGGGAGATGAAGGAGCTGATCGACGAGCACATCAGCAGCCCCTCGGTGGTCATGTGGGTGACCTTCAACGAGGGCTGGGGCCAGTACGACGTCGGGCGCGTCGCCGAGCAGGCCAAGGCCTGGGACCCGACCCGGCTGGTCAACAACCAGTCGGGCCTCAACCTCGGCGCCGACGGCAACGCGGGCGACATCATGGACGAGCACGGCTACCCCAGCCCGGCCCTGCCGCCCCGCCCGGACGGCAGACGCGCGCTGGTCAGTGGTGAGTACGGCGGACTCGGGCTGGCGGTGCCGGGACACGCCTGGTCGGTCCAGCAGTCGTACGTCGACGTCGATCCGGCGACCTACACCGACGACTACCTGGCCAAACTCGACGAGGTGCGCGCGCTGGCCTGCCGGGGCGGCAACGGCG
- the glgC gene encoding glucose-1-phosphate adenylyltransferase: protein MRRGGPSVLGIVLAGGEGKRLMPLTADRAKPAVTFGGTYRLVDFVLSNLVNGDILRICVLTQYKSHSLDRHITTTWRMSSLLGNYITPVPAQQRLGPRWYLGSADAILQSLNLIYDERPEYVAVFGADHVYRMDPRQMVNQHIESGAGVTVAGIRVPRGESSSFGVITPGSDGQTVEGFLEKPADPPGLADDPESVFASMGNYVFTTKALIEALQRDAEDPQSVHDMGGSILPQLTERGEAHLYDFSANHVPGETTRDRGYWRDVGSLDAYYEAHMDLIAERPAFNLYNRQWPIYTHSGQLSPARFNAGGIASESIISAGSLIRGQVTRSVLSPGVVVDPGAVVQGSVLHDNVHIGRGAVVRGAVLDKNVEVPPGATIGVNPERDAELYTVSRGGVIALGKGQRVP from the coding sequence ATGCGTCGTGGTGGTCCTTCGGTGCTCGGCATCGTACTGGCGGGCGGAGAAGGCAAGCGGCTGATGCCGCTGACGGCGGACCGCGCGAAACCCGCGGTCACCTTCGGCGGCACATATCGCCTGGTCGACTTCGTCCTGTCCAACCTCGTCAACGGCGACATCCTGCGCATCTGCGTGCTGACGCAGTACAAGTCGCACTCGCTGGACCGGCACATCACCACCACCTGGCGGATGTCCAGTCTGCTCGGCAACTACATCACGCCGGTCCCGGCCCAGCAGCGCCTCGGCCCCCGCTGGTACCTGGGCAGCGCGGACGCGATCCTGCAGTCCCTGAACCTCATCTACGACGAACGCCCCGAGTACGTCGCCGTCTTCGGTGCCGACCACGTCTACCGCATGGACCCGCGCCAGATGGTCAACCAGCACATCGAGAGCGGCGCGGGTGTGACGGTGGCCGGCATACGCGTCCCGCGCGGTGAGTCGTCCTCGTTCGGCGTGATCACCCCGGGCTCGGACGGTCAGACGGTCGAGGGGTTCCTGGAGAAGCCGGCCGACCCGCCCGGCCTGGCCGACGACCCGGAGTCCGTGTTCGCCTCCATGGGCAACTACGTCTTCACCACCAAGGCCCTCATCGAGGCGTTGCAGCGGGACGCAGAGGACCCGCAGTCCGTGCATGACATGGGCGGCTCGATCCTGCCCCAGCTCACCGAACGCGGCGAGGCCCACCTGTACGACTTCAGCGCCAACCACGTCCCCGGCGAGACCACCCGCGACCGGGGCTACTGGCGGGACGTGGGCTCCCTGGACGCGTACTACGAGGCCCACATGGACCTCATCGCCGAGCGGCCCGCGTTCAACCTCTACAACCGGCAGTGGCCCATCTACACCCACTCCGGCCAGCTCTCCCCGGCCCGTTTCAACGCCGGCGGCATCGCCAGCGAGTCCATCATCAGCGCGGGCTCCCTGATCCGGGGCCAGGTCACCCGGTCGGTGCTGTCGCCGGGAGTCGTGGTCGATCCGGGCGCCGTCGTCCAGGGTTCGGTGCTGCACGACAACGTGCACATCGGGCGGGGCGCGGTGGTGCGGGGCGCCGTCCTGGACAAGAACGTCGAGGTGCCGCCGGGCGCGACGATCGGCGTCAACCCGGAGCGGGACGCGGAGCTCTACACGGTCTCCAGGGGCGGAGTGATCGCCCTCGGGAAGGGGCAGCGGGTGCCCTGA
- the glgA gene encoding glycogen synthase yields MRVGLLTREYPPDVYGGAGVHVEFLARELRSLVDLDVHCWGEGRTEGVIRHRPWSALDTANDALRTFSVDLAMTAGLEGRDLVHSHTWYANLAGHLGKLLYGIPHVMTAHSLEPLRPWKAEQLGGGYALSSWAERTAIESADAVVAVSGAMREDILGCYPALDPAKVHIVHNGIDTALYRPDPGTDALRRIGLDPARPYVLFVGRITRQKGVPHLLRAVRKIDPAAQVVLCAGAPDTPEIDQEFRDLFQELSRVREGVHWIPQMLPRPEVIQLLTHAAVFVCPSVYEPLGIVNLEAMACGTPVVASRVGGIPEVVDDGRTGVLVPVDDDFEAGLAQALDAVLGDPAAAREMGEAGRERAVGEFGWDAVARRTVRLYEEIVKQA; encoded by the coding sequence GTGCGAGTGGGACTGCTGACCCGGGAGTACCCGCCGGATGTGTACGGCGGCGCGGGCGTCCATGTCGAGTTCCTCGCCCGGGAGCTGAGGTCCCTCGTCGACCTGGACGTGCACTGCTGGGGCGAGGGCCGCACGGAGGGTGTGATCCGGCATCGCCCCTGGTCGGCGCTGGACACCGCCAACGACGCGCTGCGCACCTTCTCCGTGGACCTCGCCATGACCGCCGGCCTCGAAGGCCGCGATCTGGTCCACTCCCACACCTGGTACGCCAACCTGGCCGGCCATCTCGGCAAGCTTCTGTACGGCATCCCGCATGTGATGACCGCGCACTCGCTGGAGCCCCTGCGACCCTGGAAGGCCGAGCAGCTCGGCGGCGGATACGCCCTGTCCAGCTGGGCGGAGCGCACCGCGATCGAGAGCGCCGACGCGGTGGTCGCCGTCTCGGGCGCCATGCGCGAGGACATTCTGGGCTGCTACCCGGCGCTGGATCCGGCCAAGGTCCACATCGTGCACAACGGCATCGACACCGCCCTGTACCGGCCCGACCCCGGCACCGACGCGCTGCGGCGCATCGGCCTCGATCCGGCCCGCCCGTACGTCCTCTTCGTCGGCCGTATCACCCGCCAGAAGGGCGTGCCCCATCTGCTGCGCGCGGTGCGGAAGATCGACCCGGCGGCCCAGGTCGTGCTGTGCGCGGGCGCCCCCGACACGCCGGAGATCGACCAGGAGTTCCGTGACCTCTTCCAGGAGCTCAGCCGGGTCCGCGAGGGCGTGCACTGGATCCCGCAGATGCTGCCGCGTCCCGAGGTGATCCAACTGCTCACGCACGCCGCCGTCTTCGTCTGCCCTTCGGTGTACGAACCCCTCGGGATCGTCAACCTCGAGGCGATGGCCTGCGGGACTCCCGTCGTGGCGTCCCGGGTCGGCGGGATCCCCGAGGTCGTGGACGACGGCAGGACCGGGGTACTCGTCCCGGTGGACGACGACTTCGAGGCGGGCCTCGCGCAGGCGCTGGACGCGGTTCTCGGCGATCCGGCGGCCGCGCGGGAGATGGGTGAGGCCGGGCGGGAGCGCGCGGTGGGCGAGTTCGGATGGGACGCGGTCGCCCGTCGCACGGTCCGGCTCTACGAGGAGATCGTCAAGCAGGCGTAG
- a CDS encoding (2Fe-2S)-binding protein: MVLLLFVDLDPDLAALRPLGGFFALRTTGGRRPPLPTLAHVYEERSSDVYGHSITFRVNKVAKALRAPETRIAASVAHQGLAARLWSTALGCAALYDRVPDLDPRLLHWDPDGTTPDDLWLTALRPLPADTETLTEVILNAHLRPLADILHSRHRLAEGLLWGNAASALAGAGRQLDGWARAQGRTDVGDRARELTAGLLAHPLLADTGTLTGTAFRRRSCCLYYRVPGGGVCGDCCFPRPPRSSPHATSG, translated from the coding sequence TTGGTACTACTGCTCTTCGTGGACCTCGACCCCGATCTCGCCGCACTCCGCCCGCTCGGCGGCTTCTTCGCCCTACGCACCACCGGAGGGCGGCGGCCACCGCTGCCGACGCTCGCACATGTGTATGAGGAAAGATCGTCGGATGTTTACGGACATTCTATAACTTTCCGCGTCAACAAGGTGGCGAAAGCTCTCCGTGCCCCCGAGACGCGGATCGCGGCCTCGGTGGCCCACCAGGGGCTGGCGGCCCGCCTCTGGTCGACGGCCCTCGGCTGCGCCGCCCTCTACGACCGGGTCCCCGACCTCGACCCGCGGTTGCTGCACTGGGATCCGGACGGCACCACCCCCGACGACCTGTGGCTGACCGCCCTACGGCCCCTGCCCGCCGACACGGAGACCCTCACGGAGGTCATCCTGAACGCGCACCTGCGACCGCTGGCCGACATCCTGCACTCCCGCCACCGCCTCGCCGAGGGGCTGCTGTGGGGCAACGCGGCCTCCGCGCTGGCGGGCGCCGGCCGCCAGCTGGACGGCTGGGCCCGGGCGCAGGGTCGTACGGACGTCGGCGACCGGGCCCGGGAACTCACGGCGGGACTCCTCGCCCACCCCCTCCTCGCCGACACCGGCACCCTCACCGGAACCGCGTTCCGGCGCCGCAGTTGCTGCCTCTACTACCGCGTCCCCGGCGGCGGGGTCTGCGGTGACTGTTGCTTCCCACGACCCCCGCGCTCTTCCCCACACGCCACATCTGGGTGA
- a CDS encoding DMT family transporter — protein sequence MSALALSVLLSLVSAVAYAAGAIVQEQVAVSSPDEQYAPLRRPGWWAAVALNGLGGVLHVVALAYGPLSLVQPLGALTIVFALPMAALFVGRRAGATAWRGAIMATVGLAGLLSLVGASEAQSLDTTQRVVVAVVTAFAVVTLMIAGRAAHRHPAVRSILLATASGIAFGMSSVFTKTVAVDWTGGVSAADVPSLAVIGVLATTGMMLSQASYRGAGLAAPLATLTVVNPVVAAAVGITMFGETFRYGTTGTALALGCGVVAAGGLILLTTERLARTHAEEEASPTLPEPATTAAESVPTASVLSEAVPTGDPAGRTGELAEGLLALLPEQQVAALRGSVLVPSLAPADLVPQPTAQDMVVPAPADAPVGVIIPAPAALSGGPEEPEPSVPDNALNVYGPFYGGPYIPLPVADRHRTRVKS from the coding sequence ATGAGTGCCCTCGCGTTGTCCGTGCTGCTGTCGCTCGTCTCCGCCGTCGCCTACGCGGCCGGAGCGATCGTGCAGGAGCAGGTCGCGGTGTCCTCCCCCGACGAACAGTACGCGCCGCTGCGCCGTCCGGGCTGGTGGGCGGCGGTCGCCCTGAACGGCCTCGGCGGAGTGCTGCACGTGGTGGCGCTCGCCTACGGCCCGCTGAGCCTGGTCCAGCCGCTGGGCGCGCTGACCATCGTGTTCGCCCTGCCGATGGCCGCGCTGTTCGTGGGCCGCAGGGCCGGTGCGACCGCCTGGCGGGGCGCGATCATGGCGACGGTGGGTCTGGCCGGTCTGTTGTCCCTGGTCGGCGCTTCCGAGGCGCAGTCGTTGGACACCACCCAGCGGGTGGTCGTGGCCGTGGTCACCGCCTTCGCGGTGGTCACGCTGATGATCGCGGGCCGGGCCGCCCACCGGCACCCGGCGGTCCGCAGCATCCTGCTCGCGACCGCGTCCGGCATAGCCTTCGGCATGTCCTCGGTGTTCACGAAGACGGTCGCCGTCGACTGGACCGGCGGCGTCTCCGCGGCCGACGTGCCGTCCCTGGCCGTGATAGGCGTGCTGGCCACGACCGGCATGATGCTGTCGCAGGCCTCCTACCGGGGCGCCGGTCTCGCGGCCCCGCTGGCGACGCTCACGGTCGTCAACCCGGTGGTCGCGGCCGCCGTCGGCATCACGATGTTCGGCGAAACCTTCCGCTACGGCACGACGGGCACCGCGCTCGCACTGGGCTGCGGTGTGGTCGCGGCGGGCGGTCTGATCCTCCTGACCACGGAGCGGCTCGCGCGCACCCACGCCGAGGAGGAGGCATCGCCGACGCTTCCCGAGCCCGCCACCACGGCCGCCGAGTCCGTCCCCACCGCATCCGTCCTCTCCGAGGCTGTCCCCACCGGGGATCCGGCCGGGCGCACCGGGGAACTGGCCGAGGGGCTCCTGGCCCTGCTTCCGGAACAGCAGGTCGCGGCACTGCGGGGCAGCGTGCTCGTCCCGTCGCTCGCGCCCGCTGATCTCGTCCCGCAACCGACGGCACAGGACATGGTCGTCCCGGCCCCGGCCGACGCCCCGGTGGGCGTGATCATCCCGGCGCCCGCCGCCCTGAGCGGCGGGCCCGAGGAGCCGGAGCCGTCGGTGCCGGACAACGCCCTGAACGTCTACGGTCCCTTCTACGGCGGCCCGTACATCCCGCTGCCCGTCGCGGACCGGCACCGTACGCGGGTCAAATCCTGA
- a CDS encoding transglycosylase family protein yields MALRGRHRRYQPSRINRASLTVTAGGAGMAIPLIGTGVAQAADMDTWNKVAACESTNDWSINTGNGYYGGLQFTQSTWEAYGGTRYAPRADLATRDQQIAVAEKVLDGQGPGAWPQCSVRAGLARGGNAPDIRPAGERVSRSATAKSDGATARTSGASAPDVQPQTTPQSRAGTAQMYTVVRGDSLSGIADDQRVRGGWKGLYTANRKTIGPDPDLILPGQRLTLRGQDSATTTTRPDGEAAEKKSSRAKDKPSRGTRDKQPRTQDKQSRTQDKHDTEQKATRSGSMVSPVGAGTGTPYHKAGSSWSKGYHTGVDFPVPTGTSVKSVGAGTVVSAGWEGSFGYQVVIRHSDGRYSQYAHLSAISVKSGQTVGGGQRIGRSGSTGNSTGPHLHFEVRTGPGFGTDIDPVAYLRSGGVRI; encoded by the coding sequence ATGGCCTTACGTGGCCGGCACCGCCGGTATCAGCCGAGCAGGATCAACCGCGCCTCACTCACCGTCACGGCGGGCGGCGCGGGGATGGCGATCCCGCTCATCGGCACCGGAGTGGCCCAGGCCGCCGACATGGACACCTGGAACAAGGTCGCCGCCTGTGAGTCGACCAACGACTGGAGCATCAACACCGGCAACGGCTACTACGGCGGGCTCCAGTTCACCCAGTCCACCTGGGAGGCGTACGGCGGCACGCGGTATGCGCCCCGAGCGGATCTGGCCACCAGGGACCAGCAGATCGCCGTGGCGGAGAAGGTGCTCGACGGGCAGGGGCCCGGCGCCTGGCCGCAGTGCTCGGTGCGGGCCGGGCTGGCCCGGGGTGGGAACGCCCCTGACATCCGTCCCGCCGGCGAGCGCGTTTCCCGAAGCGCCACCGCCAAGTCGGACGGCGCCACCGCCAGGACGTCGGGCGCTTCCGCGCCGGACGTGCAGCCGCAGACCACGCCCCAGTCACGGGCCGGGACAGCGCAGATGTACACGGTGGTCCGCGGTGACTCGCTCTCCGGCATCGCCGACGACCAGCGCGTCCGGGGCGGCTGGAAAGGGCTGTACACGGCCAACCGGAAGACCATCGGGCCTGACCCGGACCTGATCCTGCCCGGGCAGCGGCTCACGCTGCGGGGCCAGGACTCCGCCACCACGACGACCCGCCCGGACGGCGAGGCAGCCGAGAAGAAGTCCTCCCGCGCCAAGGACAAACCGTCCCGCGGCACCCGCGACAAACAACCCCGCACCCAGGACAAACAGTCCCGCACCCAGGACAAACACGACACCGAACAGAAGGCCACGCGGAGCGGTTCCATGGTCTCGCCGGTCGGCGCCGGCACCGGCACGCCGTACCACAAGGCCGGCTCCTCCTGGTCGAAGGGCTACCACACCGGCGTCGACTTCCCGGTGCCCACCGGCACGTCCGTGAAGTCGGTCGGGGCGGGCACGGTCGTGAGCGCCGGCTGGGAGGGCTCCTTCGGGTACCAGGTGGTGATCCGGCACTCCGACGGCCGTTACAGCCAGTACGCCCACCTGTCGGCCATCTCCGTGAAGAGCGGGCAGACGGTGGGCGGCGGCCAGCGCATCGGCCGCTCGGGGTCCACCGGCAACAGCACGGGCCCGCATCTGCACTTCGAGGTGCGGACGGGGCCCGGCTTCGGAACGGACATCGACCCGGTGGCCTATCTCAGGTCCGGCGGGGTCAGGATTTGA
- the gndA gene encoding NADP-dependent phosphogluconate dehydrogenase codes for MSTSAQIGVTGLAVMGRNLARNFARNGYTVALHNRTASRTHALVEEFGGEGDFVAAETAKEFVAALERPRRLVIMVKAGDPTDAVIQEFAPLLEPGDMIIDGGNAHFADTRRRERELREQGIHFVGMGVSGGEEGALNGPSIMPGGPVESYDSLGPMLEKISAKAADGSPCVTHVGPDGAGHFVKMVHNGIEYADMQLIGEAYQLLRDVAGYEPAQIAEIFRTWNTGRLDSYLIEITAEVLSHVDAATGKPFVDVLVDQAEQKGTGRWTVQIALDLGVPVSGIAEAVFARSLSGHAALREASRGLAGPKATALSEAEAGAFADRVEQALYASKIVSYTQGFHEISAGSEEYDWNIDLGSVSAIWRGGCIIRAAFLDRIRAAYDTRADLPSLLSDDTFAQEIAAAQDDWREVIIAATRQGVPTPGFAAALAYYDALRAERLPAALTQGQRDFFGAHTYRRTDQDGSFHTLWGGDRSEVSA; via the coding sequence ATGAGCACTTCAGCCCAGATCGGCGTCACAGGACTCGCGGTCATGGGCCGCAATCTCGCCCGCAACTTCGCGCGGAACGGCTACACGGTCGCGCTGCACAACCGGACGGCGTCCCGTACGCACGCCCTGGTCGAGGAGTTCGGCGGCGAGGGCGACTTCGTCGCGGCCGAGACCGCCAAGGAGTTCGTCGCCGCGCTGGAACGGCCGCGCCGTCTGGTCATCATGGTGAAGGCCGGCGACCCTACCGACGCGGTGATCCAGGAGTTCGCCCCGCTGCTGGAGCCCGGCGACATGATCATCGACGGTGGCAACGCGCACTTCGCGGACACCCGGCGCCGTGAGCGCGAACTGCGCGAGCAGGGCATCCACTTCGTCGGCATGGGCGTCTCCGGCGGCGAGGAGGGCGCGCTGAACGGCCCGAGCATCATGCCGGGCGGTCCCGTCGAGTCGTACGACTCCCTGGGCCCGATGCTGGAGAAGATCTCCGCGAAGGCGGCGGACGGGTCGCCCTGTGTGACGCACGTCGGTCCCGACGGCGCGGGGCACTTCGTGAAGATGGTGCACAACGGCATCGAGTACGCCGACATGCAGCTGATCGGTGAGGCGTACCAACTGCTGCGCGATGTCGCCGGGTACGAGCCCGCGCAGATCGCGGAGATCTTCCGCACCTGGAACACCGGCCGGCTGGACTCCTACCTCATCGAGATCACGGCCGAGGTGCTGTCCCACGTGGACGCGGCGACCGGCAAGCCCTTCGTGGACGTGCTGGTGGACCAGGCCGAGCAGAAGGGCACCGGCCGCTGGACCGTCCAGATCGCCCTGGACCTCGGCGTCCCGGTCTCCGGGATCGCGGAGGCGGTGTTCGCCCGCTCCCTCTCCGGCCACGCGGCGCTGCGCGAGGCCTCCCGCGGGCTGGCCGGGCCGAAGGCGACCGCGCTGAGCGAGGCGGAGGCGGGTGCCTTCGCCGACCGGGTGGAGCAGGCGCTGTACGCCTCGAAGATCGTCTCGTACACGCAGGGCTTCCACGAGATCTCGGCGGGCAGCGAGGAGTACGACTGGAACATCGACCTGGGTTCCGTCTCCGCGATCTGGCGGGGTGGCTGCATCATCCGCGCCGCCTTCCTGGACCGCATCCGCGCGGCCTACGACACCCGCGCCGACCTGCCCAGCCTGCTGTCCGACGACACGTTCGCCCAGGAGATCGCGGCCGCCCAGGACGACTGGCGCGAGGTCATCATCGCCGCGACCCGCCAGGGCGTCCCGACCCCGGGCTTCGCCGCGGCCCTCGCCTACTACGACGCCTTGCGCGCCGAGCGTCTGCCCGCCGCGCTCACCCAGGGGCAGCGGGACTTCTTCGGCGCCCACACCTACCGCCGGACCGACCAGGACGGCTCGTTCCACACGCTCTGGGGCGGGGACCGCTCGGAGGTGTCCGCCTAG
- a CDS encoding aspartate/glutamate racemase family protein translates to MSLALLHTSPRHVPVFDALRDADHQGLELRHFVDEELLSRARAEGPEAVRDDVRAALERAVALGARVVLCTCSSIGGVAEAAAPAVGVPVLRVDRPMASAAVAVGPRIVVLATVESTLGPTAALIEEEARRVGRPVAVRGRLVAGAWQCFEAGDMGGSLRLVAAAADEEADADVIVLAQVSTASAQHLMATTIPVLSSPRLGLAAGAEAMAVGRSSSGRGAGE, encoded by the coding sequence GTGTCGCTCGCCCTTCTGCACACCTCGCCCCGCCACGTCCCGGTCTTCGACGCCCTGCGTGACGCGGACCACCAGGGCCTGGAACTGCGGCACTTCGTCGACGAGGAGTTGCTGAGCCGGGCCCGCGCCGAGGGGCCGGAAGCAGTCCGGGACGACGTACGCGCCGCTCTGGAGCGCGCCGTCGCTCTCGGCGCGAGGGTTGTGCTGTGCACCTGCTCGTCCATCGGCGGCGTCGCCGAGGCCGCCGCCCCCGCGGTCGGGGTGCCGGTGCTGCGGGTGGACCGCCCGATGGCCTCGGCTGCGGTGGCCGTCGGCCCGCGGATCGTCGTCCTCGCCACCGTCGAAAGCACCCTCGGCCCCACGGCCGCCCTGATCGAGGAGGAGGCCCGCCGCGTCGGCCGCCCCGTCGCCGTACGCGGCCGTCTGGTCGCCGGTGCCTGGCAGTGCTTCGAGGCGGGTGACATGGGGGGCTCGCTGCGCCTGGTCGCGGCAGCCGCCGACGAGGAGGCCGACGCGGACGTGATCGTGCTGGCCCAGGTGTCGACCGCTTCGGCCCAGCACCTGATGGCGACCACGATCCCGGTCCTGTCCAGCCCCCGGCTGGGACTGGCGGCCGGCGCGGAGGCGATGGCCGTGGGGCGTTCGAGTTCCGGGCGGGGCGCAGGGGAGTAA
- a CDS encoding N-acetyltransferase: protein MSEIEIRDDRTAGRLEALGGGEVVGRIEYFVLESPAGALVPVHTIVEPAHEGKGIAGSLARELYAIAQREGIVVAPLCPYVVKWAERHPDEAPAADPELLRAAKQWLAAHPGRF from the coding sequence ATGAGCGAGATCGAGATCCGCGACGACCGGACGGCGGGCCGTCTGGAGGCGCTCGGCGGAGGTGAAGTGGTCGGTCGCATCGAGTACTTCGTCCTGGAGTCGCCCGCCGGCGCGCTCGTCCCCGTTCACACGATCGTCGAGCCGGCCCACGAGGGCAAGGGCATCGCGGGCTCGCTGGCGCGTGAGCTGTACGCCATCGCGCAGCGCGAGGGAATCGTCGTGGCCCCGCTGTGCCCGTACGTCGTCAAGTGGGCCGAACGCCACCCCGACGAGGCTCCGGCCGCCGATCCGGAACTGCTGCGCGCCGCGAAGCAGTGGCTGGCGGCCCACCCGGGCCGTTTCTGA